In Paenibacillus guangzhouensis, a single window of DNA contains:
- a CDS encoding GHKL domain-containing protein, which produces MKHSRIYFKMRLFYFVIVSCAVVGALISARLYLSYFATNKSSEVALAKQYLAIAEDMRNELDLMLIEEYRKSLGPEEHKKIKAYLEEYRQHIHARYVYILMLDESDVSKVLISSVPLGAVELPIGAPCTVPPEQVNQAKRGQSYYTGIMQVDDGGVKESYLSVGVPLLRADGSVLGVIGIDIGAQDLEYAKDEVMRGNPFIFGIDVLFALTLLIAIFMLNKWYRLRLRRSLQESEQLYISELGKAIGTIKSSRHDMLNHFQVISGLLQMNYVDQAQEYLRNLSIETKVLDWTVRIKNPILMVLFQSKWELAKSRGIHMEFDADQDTYRLVESMDLVKIFSNLLDNAIEALELYEGELPKLIHVTCRNDGEKYVFAVQNPAELTAGEQKNFFQYGYTTKECAQHLHGNGLLIVMNTVEKYKGSIHLTYEDGQVLIQIKI; this is translated from the coding sequence ATGAAACACAGCAGGATTTACTTCAAAATGAGGTTGTTCTATTTCGTTATCGTCTCGTGTGCGGTCGTTGGCGCCTTAATCAGTGCCAGACTGTACCTTTCATATTTTGCTACGAACAAGTCTTCTGAAGTGGCGCTCGCGAAGCAGTATCTGGCCATTGCGGAAGATATGAGGAACGAACTTGATCTCATGCTAATTGAAGAGTATCGCAAGAGTCTCGGACCAGAAGAGCATAAGAAAATTAAAGCCTACCTCGAAGAGTATCGCCAGCATATTCATGCGAGGTACGTCTACATCCTCATGCTGGATGAGAGCGATGTATCGAAGGTATTAATCTCGTCGGTCCCATTAGGTGCAGTAGAACTGCCTATCGGCGCTCCATGTACGGTACCACCCGAGCAGGTGAATCAAGCGAAACGGGGACAGTCCTACTATACAGGCATTATGCAAGTAGACGACGGCGGCGTGAAAGAATCGTATTTATCCGTCGGTGTGCCTTTGCTTCGTGCGGATGGATCGGTCCTTGGTGTCATTGGTATTGATATTGGTGCGCAGGATTTAGAATATGCCAAAGATGAAGTCATGCGTGGAAATCCATTTATTTTCGGAATCGACGTCTTATTTGCGTTAACGCTGCTCATAGCGATTTTTATGCTGAATAAGTGGTATCGATTGCGCCTTCGCCGGAGTTTGCAAGAATCTGAACAGCTCTATATATCGGAGCTAGGCAAAGCGATCGGCACGATCAAATCCAGCCGACACGATATGTTGAATCATTTCCAGGTCATTAGTGGTCTGCTCCAGATGAATTATGTGGACCAAGCCCAGGAATATTTGCGGAATCTGAGTATCGAGACGAAGGTACTGGACTGGACGGTGCGGATTAAGAATCCGATTCTGATGGTCTTGTTCCAGAGCAAGTGGGAGCTCGCGAAGTCGCGCGGTATTCATATGGAATTCGATGCCGATCAAGATACGTACCGTCTGGTGGAATCGATGGATCTGGTGAAGATTTTCTCGAATTTATTGGATAATGCGATTGAAGCATTGGAATTGTATGAGGGGGAGCTGCCGAAGCTGATCCATGTGACCTGCCGCAACGATGGGGAGAAATATGTATTTGCTGTCCAGAACCCGGCGGAGCTGACGGCAGGCGAACAGAAGAATTTCTTCCAATATGGCTATACCACCAAAGAATGCGCGCAGCATCTGCATGGGAACGGCTTACTGATCGTCATGAATACGGTGGAGAAATACAAGGGAAGTATTCATTTGACGTATGAAGATGGCCAGGTATTGATCCAAATTAAGATCTAA
- a CDS encoding GyrI-like domain-containing protein, whose protein sequence is MKEPIVTQRPAFDLIGISARTTNAAEAGPEGVIPKLWETYFQSSILSQMEAKNSDLLYSLYTDYESDASGAYTVMLGHEKGDGAPPLPEGLTEFHVPAAKYMVFTTEPGPFHVVVPAAWQEIWAFFQNSSLQRTYTGDFELYPTAQFDPNHAVVDIYIAIQ, encoded by the coding sequence ATGAAAGAACCTATTGTAACCCAGCGCCCTGCCTTCGATCTGATCGGAATCAGCGCACGAACGACGAACGCAGCCGAGGCGGGACCGGAAGGTGTTATTCCGAAGCTGTGGGAGACCTACTTCCAATCGTCCATCTTGTCGCAGATGGAAGCGAAAAATTCGGATCTTCTCTACTCACTCTATACGGACTACGAAAGTGATGCTTCTGGTGCGTATACCGTGATGCTTGGTCATGAGAAAGGGGATGGAGCGCCGCCTTTACCAGAGGGATTGACCGAGTTCCATGTCCCTGCTGCAAAATATATGGTGTTCACGACGGAACCGGGTCCATTCCATGTGGTCGTACCTGCAGCTTGGCAAGAGATATGGGCTTTCTTCCAGAATTCTTCGCTTCAGCGAACGTATACCGGTGATTTCGAGCTGTATCCTACCGCGCAGTTTGATCCGAATCATGCGGTAGTCGACATCTATATTGCCATTCAATAA
- a CDS encoding VanZ family protein: MLNAYLFPISYAFLTFPIAALLFTMPFLIVQYRRHGYIHKFRALVLYLLLLYLMNALYLIILPLPASIHNLPPKAATYFQTIPFNFVEDIARETSAKLGSPSTYLHLLKERAFLQVLFNVLLLVPFGMFLRYYFRAGWVKCLVMSFGLSLFFELTQVTGIYGIYDYPYRLFDVDDLMANTFGGMVGFVLAEWVSKLLPRMDRLDAGVDLSTKRVSYTRRGIAFFFDWCIVFPISAFLAVAGLSTSYVVVVALYFIVLPYMTNGRTFGKWIVRIHVKGQGDRIGLKELVIRYGLLYVVVGGLNVLFVFNVQEMPGVFGVLYGLGLFVMNVWFGIHCLRCLFNRNKELFYEKKSGTKHVISIYSKKVNNQE; encoded by the coding sequence ATGCTTAATGCATATTTATTTCCGATTTCCTATGCTTTCTTAACTTTTCCCATCGCTGCGTTATTGTTCACGATGCCATTCTTGATCGTGCAATATCGCAGACATGGCTATATTCATAAGTTCAGAGCGCTGGTTCTCTATTTGCTGCTGCTCTACTTAATGAATGCTCTCTATCTGATCATTCTACCGTTGCCGGCATCGATTCATAATCTGCCGCCGAAGGCTGCAACTTATTTCCAGACGATACCGTTCAATTTCGTAGAAGATATCGCAAGAGAGACGTCTGCGAAGCTCGGTAGTCCGTCGACGTACCTGCACCTTCTCAAAGAGCGGGCGTTCCTCCAAGTACTATTCAACGTGCTGCTCCTTGTCCCGTTCGGGATGTTCCTGCGTTATTATTTCCGCGCAGGTTGGGTGAAGTGTCTCGTGATGTCTTTCGGATTATCGTTATTCTTCGAACTGACGCAGGTGACCGGTATCTATGGCATCTATGACTATCCGTATCGGCTGTTCGATGTCGATGATCTGATGGCGAATACGTTCGGCGGCATGGTCGGGTTCGTGCTCGCGGAATGGGTGTCGAAGCTGCTGCCACGCATGGATCGGCTGGATGCTGGGGTTGATTTGTCGACAAAGCGGGTATCTTATACGCGCCGCGGGATTGCCTTCTTTTTCGATTGGTGTATCGTCTTCCCGATCTCCGCTTTTTTGGCGGTAGCCGGGCTCTCGACTTCCTATGTGGTCGTTGTTGCGCTATATTTCATTGTGCTGCCGTATATGACAAATGGACGGACCTTCGGCAAGTGGATCGTGCGGATTCACGTGAAAGGACAAGGAGACCGGATTGGACTCAAGGAGCTTGTGATCCGATACGGGCTGCTCTATGTGGTCGTCGGCGGGTTGAACGTCCTATTCGTCTTCAATGTGCAAGAAATGCCGGGCGTGTTCGGCGTGTTGTATGGATTAGGCTTATTCGTTATGAATGTTTGGTTTGGTATTCACTGTCTCCGCTGCTTGTTCAATCGGAACAAGGAGTTGTTCTATGAGAAGAAGAGCGGTACCAAGCATGTGATCTCTATATATTCCAAGAAAGTTAACAACCAAGAGTAA
- the dnaN gene encoding DNA polymerase III subunit beta, with amino-acid sequence MKIKTTRDHLLLALGQVIRTISPSMPILSGLLILALPQGLHLRASDSKMTIQVELSLQEELLHIQQIGRIVVPAKYLFDIVRKLPSGTLTLELIDPLLLTVRSERATYRLAGMEAGDFPEVPDVSPDLTLRLSSSQLLKMVQQVAFAVSPSEQRPVLTGVSMAWDRHANQLQLLATDGVRFASLLTNIDDIDAAAIHPIILPGRSLMELSRILTDDESPVDIQIGSRQVLFRTNQLSFYTALIEGTYPAIDPNAFAAHTTRLVVQTEDLLHALDRVSILAGDGHIVRLETAETHVNLFSSTEQVGDVNEQWEAKLQQGEDIRIAFNSKYMRDILRTMVSRDVCLTFQGKWSPIRIEPLEQEAASKAIYILTPVRTHGA; translated from the coding sequence ATGAAGATTAAGACGACGCGCGATCACCTGCTTCTCGCCCTTGGTCAGGTCATTCGAACCATATCGCCATCTATGCCGATCCTATCCGGACTATTGATCTTGGCTCTGCCTCAAGGACTGCACCTGCGTGCCAGCGACTCGAAGATGACGATTCAAGTGGAACTCTCCCTACAAGAAGAACTGCTGCACATCCAGCAAATTGGCCGTATCGTCGTGCCTGCCAAATATCTGTTCGATATTGTCCGCAAGCTCCCATCTGGCACACTAACGCTCGAACTCATCGATCCGCTCCTGCTTACCGTGCGTTCCGAACGGGCAACATATCGGCTAGCCGGCATGGAAGCCGGCGATTTTCCCGAGGTGCCTGACGTGAGCCCTGATCTGACTCTTCGGTTGTCCTCGTCGCAATTGCTGAAGATGGTTCAACAAGTAGCCTTCGCCGTCTCCCCCTCTGAACAACGGCCCGTACTCACAGGGGTATCCATGGCGTGGGATCGTCATGCGAACCAGCTCCAATTGCTGGCTACAGACGGGGTCCGCTTCGCTTCGCTGCTCACGAATATCGACGATATCGATGCGGCTGCGATCCATCCGATCATCCTCCCAGGACGCAGCTTAATGGAGTTGTCCCGAATCCTCACCGATGATGAATCCCCCGTGGATATTCAGATCGGCAGCCGCCAAGTGCTGTTCCGCACGAACCAGCTTTCTTTCTATACCGCCTTGATCGAAGGGACTTATCCAGCCATTGATCCGAATGCCTTTGCCGCGCATACAACAAGGCTCGTCGTGCAGACGGAGGATCTGCTTCACGCGCTTGACCGCGTCTCCATACTAGCGGGGGATGGGCATATCGTCCGCTTAGAAACCGCGGAGACCCATGTGAATTTGTTCTCCAGTACAGAGCAAGTCGGCGATGTGAACGAACAGTGGGAAGCAAAGTTGCAGCAAGGGGAAGATATCCGGATCGCCTTCAACAGCAAATATATGCGTGATATTCTGCGGACGATGGTGAGCAGGGACGTGTGTCTGACATTCCAGGGCAAATGGAGCCCCATTCGAATCGAACCACTAGAGCAAGAAGCGGCTTCCAAGGCGATCTACATTCTCACGCCTGTACGAACGCATGGCGCCTAA
- a CDS encoding LOG family protein → MKKICVFAGSNVGTSPEYEQKAEELGQLLVSNNIELIYGGSKIGLMGRVADTVLAAGGRAVGVMPRNLFRGEMVHPNLTELHEVDGMHERKALMSELSDGYIALPGGLGTYEELFEVLSWSQLGIHKKPVGVLNVQGFYQPMADMLERTVEAGFMQRSNLGLVLVEAAPQELLRQMLSYTPPVQTNKWNELK, encoded by the coding sequence ATGAAAAAGATTTGTGTATTCGCAGGATCGAACGTAGGAACAAGCCCTGAATATGAACAAAAGGCGGAAGAGCTCGGCCAATTGCTTGTCTCCAATAATATCGAGCTCATCTATGGCGGCTCCAAGATTGGCCTCATGGGCCGGGTTGCAGATACGGTCTTAGCGGCAGGCGGACGCGCAGTTGGCGTTATGCCGCGAAATTTGTTCCGCGGGGAAATGGTGCATCCGAACTTAACCGAGCTGCACGAGGTCGACGGCATGCACGAGCGTAAGGCGTTAATGTCTGAGTTGTCGGATGGCTACATTGCCTTGCCTGGCGGACTTGGCACATATGAAGAGCTGTTCGAGGTGCTTAGCTGGTCACAGCTTGGTATTCATAAGAAACCTGTCGGTGTGCTGAATGTCCAAGGATTCTATCAACCGATGGCTGATATGCTCGAGCGTACTGTGGAAGCGGGATTCATGCAGCGATCGAATCTTGGCTTAGTCTTGGTGGAAGCAGCGCCGCAGGAATTGCTCCGCCAGATGTTAAGCTACACACCGCCCGTGCAGACGAACAAATGGAATGAGCTGAAATAG
- a CDS encoding FAD-dependent oxidoreductase produces MKSTWKGTRMVVILTIVALMVHWFMPAYTYAAGQSSSRYDVVVIGSEIQGVLLAKSARSLGLNVLILDPRHKPGGELVQGQMMVLDEPNDKKKRSLVQGELKNLYTGYKAGTIRSVEEITRYYEKLLRGIPIRSGITIESLNIAPSPYNSQQKSIQSLTYKANDGKTYTIESNYWVENTDHNALTGRLNLKRIPGMEQIYKGKKPDYMAATFMLKFKNVDWKKLHADILKDYPITNLQAKYGPNTYVDWKFGTGFSNVTSKYKPQDAQLLLRGLNITYQKNGDVLINSLLIFDVDPANPKSVESAVAKGKAEAPHILKFLQKNIPGFAKAELNGYPEYLYIRDYNRFETEYVLHESDVMNSRMFWDNVSIGGYGMDLQGTKAIPKGINVGTPDRYGIPLRSFELADYENVLVVGKNIGATIKAYGSARIVPNTALAAQTIGIILGKESKQKRLKALTAADFDRIHRYLEKDFRIKLQK; encoded by the coding sequence ATGAAGTCGACTTGGAAAGGTACGAGAATGGTAGTGATTCTAACGATCGTTGCATTGATGGTTCATTGGTTCATGCCTGCTTACACCTATGCCGCGGGACAATCATCAAGTCGGTATGATGTGGTTGTCATTGGCAGTGAGATTCAAGGGGTGCTCTTGGCCAAATCCGCGCGGAGCCTCGGACTGAACGTGCTGATCCTTGATCCACGCCATAAGCCTGGCGGTGAACTGGTTCAAGGGCAGATGATGGTCCTCGATGAGCCGAATGATAAGAAGAAGCGTAGTCTTGTTCAAGGGGAATTGAAGAATCTATATACCGGATACAAAGCAGGCACCATTCGATCCGTGGAGGAGATTACGCGGTATTATGAGAAGCTGCTTCGCGGGATTCCGATTCGCAGCGGTATTACGATCGAGTCGCTGAATATCGCGCCATCCCCATACAATAGCCAGCAGAAGTCCATCCAATCGCTGACATACAAGGCGAATGACGGGAAGACCTATACGATCGAATCGAATTATTGGGTGGAGAATACTGATCATAACGCATTGACAGGCCGACTGAATCTGAAGCGTATCCCAGGCATGGAGCAGATCTACAAGGGTAAGAAACCGGATTATATGGCCGCAACATTCATGCTGAAGTTCAAGAACGTGGATTGGAAGAAGCTGCACGCAGACATTCTCAAAGATTATCCGATAACTAACTTACAAGCTAAATATGGCCCTAATACATACGTTGATTGGAAATTCGGAACAGGATTCAGCAATGTCACGAGTAAATACAAGCCGCAGGATGCCCAGCTGCTCTTACGTGGGCTCAATATCACCTACCAGAAGAACGGCGATGTCCTTATCAACTCCCTGCTCATCTTCGACGTAGATCCTGCCAATCCGAAATCGGTGGAGTCTGCTGTAGCGAAGGGGAAGGCCGAAGCGCCGCATATTCTGAAGTTCTTGCAGAAGAATATTCCTGGGTTCGCCAAGGCTGAGCTCAATGGCTATCCGGAATACCTCTATATCCGCGATTACAATCGCTTCGAGACGGAATATGTGCTGCATGAGAGCGACGTGATGAACAGCCGTATGTTCTGGGACAACGTGAGCATTGGCGGCTATGGGATGGATCTGCAAGGGACGAAAGCGATACCGAAAGGCATTAATGTCGGCACTCCGGATCGCTATGGGATACCGCTGCGTTCCTTCGAGCTGGCTGATTATGAGAACGTCTTAGTCGTTGGCAAAAATATCGGCGCGACCATCAAAGCTTACGGCAGTGCGCGAATTGTCCCGAATACGGCTCTCGCTGCACAGACGATTGGTATCATCCTCGGTAAGGAATCGAAGCAGAAGCGCCTCAAGGCATTGACGGCAGCCGATTTCGATCGGATTCATCGCTATTTAGAGAAGGATTTCCGTATTAAACTTCAGAAGTAA
- a CDS encoding branched-chain amino acid aminotransferase has product MLDAIKIERTTSPKARPQDDQLGFGKYFTDHMFIMDYDAAKGWYDPRVVPYQPITLDPAAKVFHYGQTVFEGLKAYRTKDGRILLFRPTSNFKRLNKSNDRLSIPALDEELALQALKTLIEVDLDWIPHAEGTSLYIRPFIIATEGSLGVAPSRQYKFMIILSPVGSYYAEGINPVSIHVESEYVRAVAGGVGNAKTAGNYAAGLKAQEGATALGYSQVLWLDGVHRKYIEEVGSMNVFFRIGDQVITPAINGSILEGITRDTVLELLRHWNVSVEERRISIDELVEAHKNGSLIEAFGTGTAAVISPIGSLHWDGEKLVIGDGVTGELSKKIYDALTGIQKGELEDPFGWTIQL; this is encoded by the coding sequence ATGTTAGACGCAATCAAGATCGAGCGCACAACCTCGCCAAAGGCAAGACCGCAAGACGATCAGCTCGGATTCGGTAAATATTTCACAGATCATATGTTCATCATGGATTATGATGCGGCCAAAGGATGGTACGATCCACGCGTCGTTCCCTATCAACCAATCACACTCGACCCAGCAGCGAAGGTATTCCACTATGGACAGACGGTATTTGAGGGATTGAAGGCTTACCGCACGAAAGATGGAAGAATTCTGTTGTTCCGTCCGACGAGCAATTTCAAGCGTCTGAACAAATCGAATGACCGCCTCAGCATCCCGGCACTCGATGAAGAGCTTGCGCTGCAAGCACTCAAGACGCTAATTGAGGTAGATTTAGATTGGATTCCTCATGCAGAAGGGACTTCCCTCTACATTCGTCCGTTCATTATCGCGACGGAGGGATCGCTTGGTGTTGCGCCGTCGCGTCAATACAAATTCATGATCATCCTCTCGCCAGTAGGCTCGTATTATGCGGAAGGCATTAACCCTGTCAGCATTCACGTGGAATCGGAATATGTCCGTGCGGTTGCAGGCGGCGTAGGGAATGCGAAGACAGCAGGGAACTATGCAGCAGGATTGAAAGCGCAGGAAGGCGCGACAGCGCTAGGGTATTCGCAAGTGCTATGGCTTGACGGCGTGCATCGGAAATACATCGAAGAGGTTGGCAGCATGAACGTGTTCTTCCGAATCGGTGACCAAGTCATTACGCCAGCGATTAACGGCAGTATCCTGGAAGGGATCACACGCGATACAGTTCTCGAGCTCTTGAGACACTGGAATGTCTCTGTAGAAGAGCGCCGGATTTCGATCGACGAGTTGGTTGAAGCGCACAAGAATGGTTCACTCATCGAAGCATTTGGGACAGGTACGGCGGCGGTCATCTCCCCGATTGGTTCCTTGCATTGGGATGGAGAGAAGCTTGTGATCGGCGATGGTGTGACAGGCGAGCTATCCAAGAAGATCTACGATGCGCTCACAGGTATTCAGAAGGGCGAGCTCGAGGATCCGTTCGGCTGGACAATACAGTTGTAA
- a CDS encoding MazG nucleotide pyrophosphohydrolase domain-containing protein, translated as MSDNRDTTQAWIEQFYQARGWSNYGPFERVGFLMEEVGETARAIRAIEIGRDRPDELVQPMERLRQELVEELGDVLGNIIILANMYDVSLDQILEVHKDKLTKRYQSGV; from the coding sequence GTGAGTGACAACCGTGATACGACACAAGCATGGATTGAGCAATTCTATCAAGCGCGAGGGTGGTCGAATTACGGCCCTTTTGAGCGTGTTGGCTTCCTAATGGAAGAGGTTGGGGAGACCGCACGGGCGATTCGTGCCATCGAAATCGGCCGAGATCGGCCTGATGAGCTTGTGCAGCCGATGGAACGTTTGCGTCAGGAATTGGTGGAGGAGTTAGGGGATGTTCTCGGCAACATCATCATTCTCGCGAACATGTATGATGTGTCGTTAGATCAAATTCTAGAAGTTCATAAAGACAAATTAACGAAGCGATATCAGAGTGGAGTGTGA
- a CDS encoding NAD(P)/FAD-dependent oxidoreductase: MEHNNEELFDITIIGGGPAGLFSAFYSGLREMKAKIIEFQPYLGGKVHVYPEKMIWDIGGVTPIPGAKLIEQMVAQGLTFDPEVVLNEKIEKISKNEDGLFELHAASGRVHYSKTVIVAVGGGIINPQKLNIEGAERYEVTNLHYTVKSLKQFKDKTIIVSGGGNSAVDWANELEPIARKVYLTYRKEALNGHEAQVKQLMNSSVECLFQTTITRLIANPGQEMLDRVELTNHATGEVTELAIDEVVINHGYDRDAKLIENSELQIETAEDFYIAGNASSESSVPGLYAAGDILQHDGKLHLIAGAFQDAANAVNRAKQYIEPEAYGWGMVSSHNDIFKSRNRELVKQMMGS; the protein is encoded by the coding sequence TTGGAGCACAACAACGAAGAATTATTTGATATCACGATTATTGGCGGAGGGCCGGCTGGCCTGTTCTCTGCTTTCTATAGCGGGCTGCGGGAAATGAAGGCGAAGATCATTGAGTTCCAACCGTATCTTGGCGGCAAAGTCCATGTCTACCCGGAGAAAATGATCTGGGATATCGGCGGAGTGACGCCAATCCCTGGTGCGAAACTGATTGAACAAATGGTGGCGCAAGGTTTAACCTTCGACCCAGAGGTCGTGCTGAACGAGAAGATTGAGAAAATCTCGAAAAATGAAGATGGTCTGTTCGAGCTTCATGCTGCCTCAGGCCGCGTTCACTATTCGAAGACCGTAATCGTGGCGGTAGGTGGCGGGATTATCAATCCGCAGAAGCTGAATATTGAAGGCGCCGAACGGTACGAGGTAACCAACCTTCATTACACGGTGAAGTCGCTTAAGCAATTCAAAGATAAGACGATCATCGTCTCTGGCGGAGGCAATTCGGCGGTGGATTGGGCCAACGAATTGGAGCCAATTGCTCGCAAAGTCTATCTGACCTATCGCAAGGAAGCGTTGAACGGTCACGAAGCGCAAGTCAAGCAGCTGATGAATAGTTCTGTCGAATGCCTATTCCAGACGACGATTACACGGCTTATTGCGAATCCAGGGCAAGAGATGTTGGATCGTGTGGAGCTGACGAATCATGCGACGGGGGAAGTCACAGAGCTAGCCATCGATGAAGTCGTCATCAACCATGGATACGATCGGGATGCGAAATTGATCGAGAACAGCGAGCTCCAGATTGAGACCGCCGAAGATTTCTACATCGCAGGCAACGCGTCGAGCGAATCCTCCGTCCCAGGGCTCTATGCGGCAGGGGATATCCTACAGCATGACGGGAAGTTGCATCTCATAGCAGGCGCATTCCAAGATGCGGCGAATGCAGTGAACAGAGCGAAGCAGTATATCGAGCCAGAAGCCTATGGATGGGGGATGGTCTCCTCCCACAACGATATTTTCAAATCCCGGAACCGTGAGCTCGTGAAGCAAATGATGGGTTCATAG
- a CDS encoding ribbon-helix-helix domain-containing protein, which translates to MNLLPRQQVKVGIPREEGQLHITFGKGGAREGAGRKGIGLTKKISLTLPEPLWDDLEAICQSKKISRSELIREIIMTYNIAGTGRQGEDPHED; encoded by the coding sequence GTGAATCTATTGCCTAGGCAGCAAGTCAAAGTCGGTATACCGCGTGAGGAAGGACAATTGCATATCACATTTGGCAAAGGCGGTGCGAGAGAAGGAGCAGGACGAAAAGGGATTGGTCTGACGAAGAAAATCTCACTAACACTACCTGAACCGCTCTGGGATGACCTCGAAGCGATATGCCAATCGAAGAAAATCTCTCGTTCCGAGCTGATCCGGGAGATCATCATGACCTATAACATTGCAGGTACTGGCCGACAGGGCGAGGATCCACATGAAGATTAA
- a CDS encoding helix-turn-helix transcriptional regulator: MKIDRLLAMTVLLLNRGRISAKELAERFEVSTKTIYRDMDTLCQAGIPIAAYQGTSGGFEMMEQFTISRQFLTLQEINSIILAVRGVNQALDDNTYDHLLEKVSSLLSQADRLPSAGTSDPLIVDLNPWGQGPSTRHKVNVIRHAIEERCVVSFHYMNMHGEESERDAEPSALILKGNVWYLQAYCRLRSEFRVFRLSRIYDLALQSMRFDRREAPSMEGYVWDSSWSREEEKAIKLSFSPQVRYRVEETFEPGQVLVGADGSVRVEGDFNDDEWFYGMLLSFGHQVRVEQPPAVAAEVVRRAKQIIEQYSN; the protein is encoded by the coding sequence GTGAAAATTGACCGATTGCTCGCGATGACGGTCCTTCTGCTGAATCGAGGACGCATTAGCGCGAAGGAGCTGGCTGAGCGGTTCGAGGTGTCGACCAAGACGATCTATCGCGATATGGATACGCTGTGCCAAGCAGGCATACCGATTGCCGCGTATCAAGGTACCTCGGGCGGCTTCGAGATGATGGAGCAGTTCACGATCTCCCGCCAGTTCCTGACGCTGCAAGAGATCAATTCCATCATTCTCGCCGTTCGCGGGGTGAATCAAGCTCTCGATGACAATACATATGATCATCTGTTGGAGAAGGTCAGCTCTTTGCTCAGTCAAGCGGATCGATTGCCGTCAGCCGGCACGTCCGACCCGTTGATCGTGGATCTGAACCCGTGGGGGCAAGGCCCAAGCACGCGCCATAAAGTGAATGTGATTCGGCACGCCATCGAGGAGCGCTGCGTTGTCAGCTTCCATTACATGAATATGCATGGCGAAGAGAGTGAACGGGACGCTGAGCCGAGCGCGCTGATCCTGAAAGGCAATGTGTGGTATCTGCAAGCCTATTGCCGGCTGCGCAGCGAGTTCCGCGTCTTCCGGTTATCCCGTATTTATGATCTCGCGCTTCAATCGATGCGGTTCGATCGGCGCGAGGCACCATCGATGGAGGGTTACGTTTGGGATTCTTCCTGGAGTCGGGAAGAGGAGAAAGCCATCAAGTTGAGCTTCTCTCCGCAGGTGCGATACCGGGTGGAAGAGACCTTCGAACCCGGGCAAGTGCTGGTCGGTGCAGACGGTTCTGTGCGTGTGGAGGGAGATTTCAACGATGATGAATGGTTCTATGGTATGCTGTTGAGCTTCGGCCATCAAGTTCGCGTGGAGCAGCCGCCTGCTGTTGCGGCGGAAGTCGTTCGTCGAGCTAAGCAAATTATTGAGCAATATTCGAACTAG